Within Oreochromis niloticus isolate F11D_XX linkage group LG2, O_niloticus_UMD_NMBU, whole genome shotgun sequence, the genomic segment CAGATGCAGCTTTGAGGTCGGTGAAGTGTGTGTGTAGAATCCGGATGCTGTCATAACACACTACGTTGACGAGGTCAATCTCAGCAAGCCTGGATCTCAACTGCCCAATCATCTGCCACCAGTCCTCTGACAGCATGGAGTACAACTGGCCTTCATCATGACTCAAAGGAATGTACCAGGACAGGATATAGTCTCTGTAGGCATAGTCAAACACTGCGGAGAGAGCGAAAGAAAATctaaatgcagtttttgttaGAATAGACAAACAGCTGCAGTCAGTACTCTTCTGACAGTAACACCaaatggttttttttacatttcaagcTTTTGATGCACAAAAAACGCTGTCTAAACTCTGTTTTCAATGAGCCACTGAAGAAAGCAACGGGTGCATCGAGTTTCATTTCCCCAAAGCCCAGGTGCAGCTTATGAAAGCTGGAGGGTGGTTCACACTTTCCATCATCTACTTTCTGTGCCCACTTTTCCGTAAACTGTCCCCAGCCCTCCCCCCGAGAGCTTATCCCAGCATTCATTCTGTGAGGGGAAAGCTGTAACTGGAAACGTCACCACCCCATCACAGAGCTGACTCATAAAGACCCTtagatacacacaaaaaaaaaaaaaaaaaaaaatcactggcaATCCCTCAATTTCAAATGATGTAACTACAGGAAGAATGTAGCAGGAAACTACAGCACCTGGAGAAAACTGacagaaatatataaataacacCCAGACTCCACACAGACGGCTGCAACTGGAAGGTTAATTTTAACCCTGGGAACACCATAGCTTAACAGTGAGCGGTCTGCTTTAACTAGCCGCTGAAAACCAGATTTTACTGGTCAAATCTTTAACttacaaactgcacaaaaagcaaaatcacagaaaacaaaaaacaaaaaacagatgcaATCTAAACATGAGCAGCTCGTCCAGTATTCTAAACAGTGCTACATATACaagaaaaaatgaattcaactgtaaaaattaaattaacatTATCACTTGAATAACTGCATACTGATCGAGTTTTGCTTTGAAGAACAGTGTGGCACGTCCCCTTCTCTGTGAAATTCAGTTTTAATGTGTGAACCAAACCAGTTgttctgttttgatcttttaactaaATGCAGTCTCTCTGACTTTGAAGTGTATGCAGTGATCCAAGCTAACCCTCTGTAAATTACATACAGCACATTATCAACATCTGATCTGGAGGAGAAGCACCCTAATATCTCACAAAGGACATGACCAACAGCCGTCTTGTAAGGAACGACTGTAAAGCACATACTTTGTCACCTTCTTGGGGTTTTTCCCTTTAACCAGAGACATGCAAGTTAAGCGACCCTACAACCTATATGTGACAATGAGTTACTGCTGTAACCAAAATGCATCCGTTCAGTGTGCAGCCTTTAGGCACTGGAACTGACCAGAATCAGTGCTTTAGAAAACAGATGAAGAGGGGGGATGAATGCACTCTAATAACAGATAAAGACCAATCTTGCACAAGTGGATTTGCTCCATTTCTCAGTTTCCACTTCAAACAACATTATGCTCTTACACTACTTCTTCAtctcagttaaaataaataaataaaataaatgagacACAGTTCAGCAGGTATTTTGTGTTGAGCAATCACAGTAAGCTCCTCTGGAAAGGTTCTAACTAGAATATAAGTACTCTGCTTGCTTTAAATGCATCACTCTAAAGAATCCCACAAAACACATCAAGATACATCAAGGCATCGGTTCACGGACACAGCACATCTTGATTATAAAGCTAATAATATCATAAACTTGTATCACACAACAACCAAAggacctttttttaaaaacacacagaaggatgtgcaaacacacacaccctcgGTTTAAATCCTGGAGCCATCTGTTACTTGGCAGGCACACACACTCATCTACTGAGCGTGCATAGGTGCGCGAGTGTCTGTTTGTGGCTCCCAGTGTGTACGCGCCTTTAGCGTTCTACTGGTTTAATGTGTGGGAGAGATGGGTGACAGGTCATGGTGGATGACAGAAGCAGAGCTCCATCAGTCAGCAATTTTGTCAAAAACAGAAGTTGAAACTTTTTCCATCAGTCAGTCATTTCAGGAAGGGTCTCCTAATACTACTGAGAGTGAAAAACAGATTTTACTGCTGTGTAAGCTTCGAGTTTTCAATATGAAAAAAAGCAAAGTTATTTTCAGAACAGAGCACGCCACAATACAAATCAACATGGCTATCCTTGTGAATCACCAGTGTCAAAGTGCAATGTTATACAGTGTGTTGTAATGCCACCAAAATATGTCTAATTCGATGACAGTGTTGACCCTGTAAGGtactacattttaaaaattctgAATGACACCAGTCAGAATGGATGTCCTTATTAAGGTCATCTCAAAGTTTATGACCACAGCTGCTGTTCATGTCTTTTGTTTGAGAGTGGCAGCCAATCAGTAGCATTAATGGACGGTTCATAACACTGTTTCAGACAGTGTTATGAACTGAGGGGCTAGACCAAGGCCAAGTGTAAGATAAGCTACTACAGTAGAgtccacaaacaaaacaaaaaaaatgcagagcTTGAAAAGAGCATAACTGTTAAAGGAAAAGTCCTTTTATGGaattttgaactttttttacttgaaattcaaacaatgaaataactgaaactgaaatttAGAGGAAGACACATTTGTGTTTGCTTCTGAAGTCCTTCAAAAAACTAGCATGAATAATCAATGAAAATCTTACTCTTCTCTGATAGCCAATTTAAAGCCTTTCAAAAAATGACCACACTTGACTCTCAAGTGATCTTACACATCTGACTGTCATATGATCCAATTTCAGAATCCTGATTCGCTCACACATTTTACTCTATAAAGACAGGATGCCACAAAAGtgccagaaacagaaaaagcaatTGGTAGAATATCAAAATCTCCTCACACATCAATAGCTCCTTATGTATTCACATAAATGTGCCACAAAACAGGTGACTAATTACCTTCCTTCAGGGCTTTGTCCACATTGTGCGACACCACCACTCTCCTGCTCTGGCTCGACTCCTGAACTGGCACCAAGAAGCGACCCTGAAAAGTAGCCAAACAGGCAATTCCAGTTAAGGAAcaacataaaaacaggaaatacaaggAGAGAGAAGAGCTAGGACTGAGAACTGCGCGTCTAATAGGCCTAAAATCATGACAAATGAAGCAGCCTAAACTGGTCACAGCTCGTGAAACATGTCACTCAGACTAATGTTTGTGACAATACTCATCCACTGTCAACATCAATAAGTCATAAGAGCCACAGAACAGCAAACAACACAAATGAAAGGCAGCCGCTGGGCTGAGGGATGCCACCAACCGGCTGCAAACACCCAAAGGCTTTCCTTAAAGAATAAATTACCATTTgttgtgtgtatgcgtgtgctCAGTGTGGCGAATCAGGCTAAATCCAGAAGAATGACTGTACCTCATCTATTATAGAACACAGCAAGGATAAAAGAGCAGGGAGACATCATCAGAGAGACAGAGGGTACAAATGCTGAGGTGGAAGGAAAATAATTGGGGCAGGGAACGAGAGGAGGGTGAAATGGTTGAGAGGGCCAAAACAGGAGGCAAAATGGAAAACAGACGCTCAACAGGTGTGGTTTGTCAATAACGCAGAGTGTGCGAAAAGCCCTTAGATATAAGTCTGCACGTGTCAGCAGTAGAGAATGTTTTCTGATGAGACACAGTGTGATCCTAATGAGATGTCGCACAGAGCTACAGTTTGTGTGTTCCTGAAGGTGTGCTGCATGTCCCTTAATGAGTTTGAACAAGCGGTCTGCTTACCATGAGCTTGTTGAAGAACTCCAGCCATTCAGAAGGCTGCCTCCTGCTCCGGTTAAAGCAGCTGACTTTGAGAGGACTCTTCCTGACCAGCAGGGCAAAGCTCCCAGCCAGGAAACACAGGAGGGCGAATGACACATAGATGAAGAGCTTTAAGAAGAACGAGGTGAGAGACAGGCCCCCCCATGCCAGCTGAAATACTACTGCTGCCACCACGCCCAGGCAGAAGGCTGGGACGAACCGGAAAGATGAGCCGATGGAGGAGGTAGAAGCGGCGGACATGGGCCCCTCTTCCTCTCCCCCGATACTGCTTCTCCCTCCAGCCGGTGATGTAGTGGTACTCGAGGGGGTGGGCATACTGCGACCCCACCATCCATATATGTGTCACTGCTAGTTATGCTGAAACGTCGCTCCGCTGGTCTGCACGCCAAGTCCCAGCGGGAGGTATACTGTGTACACTCGTGTATACCCTCGCCTACAACACTGTCTCCAAAAAGAGGCATCCCCGCTCTGACATCTCCTCACCAGACACACGCCGCTATGTTCCCCCACGCTCCTAGCGTCGGCCCGCCTGGCAGCAACAATCACGGATCCCCGAGAGCTTTCTCAGCCACAATACGGCGCTCCAGACAACAAAACAGGACACCGGGCTTCTCCTGGGAAAAGGCGTCAGGCGCTATCAGaaagcagagagagggagagagcaggGGAGTAAATGAATGGAGAAACAACCACCGTCACCTTGGAGACACTTTCGGTGGAAGGGTAGCTCACCGACTGTCGTTTACAATCTACGCTAGCAAGAAGCTACGCTAGAAAGCCAGCATGAGTTGCTGTTACCTGCTTTAAAACGAGGACGAAAACATCATAAAATACAAGGAAGAGTCAAGCAACCTCGAACTTCTGTCTTATTTGGCTGCCAAGCTAACTGCAACAGGCGGCTAACTAGCTCGCGTGCTAATTAAGCAATTTAACATCAGCTAACGTTAGCTTACTCACCTATCGTTAAAAATGGGGGTGGACGATAACACCGCTACATTCCCGCTTTTCGCTCTGTAAAAGAATGTTCCACAGGGCGTTTAGTAATGGATTAAAAGTACCATAAAcgctgtgagaaaaaaaatgtctccaGTTCAAATGCCTCTGAAAGATAAAAACAAGTACTGTGTTGTTTTACTTGAGCTCCAGCTGACTGACAATCTCTCTAAACGTGAAAGGGTGTTAGCCAATCAGCGCCGGCGTTAACCACCGACGGTGCGTCTGTTTTAACTCTGGAGATAGTGTGAGTGGACGGGGCTTTCGCTTGAACCTATCTGTAGCAGGGAAAGCACCGCCCATCGGGCAAGTTGGTTATGCTAATTAAGCACACCGCCAGATAGAGGATAATAGTTGGCTTCTGATTgcgcagattttttttttattttacagacaCTGGCTTAAAGGTGATATTGTGTATTTACACAATGATAATTTAGATTTCACACATATTTTTTGCATTCCTATTTCCTGTTGCCCTCACCCCTATTTTCTATAATGATAATCACAGGCTTGCATTTTCTTATAATTGCTGCACTTGTAATGATTGGCGTAAATTTGTAGTTAGGCCATTATTAGCTCCAAAAGGCTTTATGCAAATAAAATAAGCCATCTTCCTTTGAAAAATCCAGCGATCCATAGATAATACACAGTTGTCAATTCATGAATTCATTGTCAGTCAAGTGAACTGGGTGGCTTTCTTTTATTGTCAGTATCCTTCTTCAGATTACATAAAAGCATTGCTGTTTGGGCGCAGGCGTTCAGTCCAGCCTAACCtagatgaaaaattaaacattaacatAAATCGATTCATACATTCACCTATCACAATATGTAGGCAACCATCTGAACAATCCTGTACAAAGTCATATGGGAGACTACTATTTTCAAACAGCCATGTCTATGATGATTTAGAAATAGTGAGCCATAAACGGTACGGAATAAAGAGTGCAAAAAGTTGTGGATAAGGTTAAATTCCACCTTTGAGTGACAGTGATTTGGCATGTGGAGTGGCTAAATGTGCTTGGAAAACGTCAGAATTCAAATAAATATATCACTAGAAATTTgatatttaaagtttttaattaaagatCAGAAACACAAATACAACAGCATTAAAACAATGCAAATAGTTAATTCAGCATTATGAAATAACTCCATGGACAGGGAGgatttgcatgttttatttctGGAATCATGGTTAAAATGCAAATAACCATGCATAGTATTTTTAAGCCTCTATTTGTGTGTGCCAAAGAAATAGAATCCATTGGTTTCAGTGCTATGTTGTCtatcttttctgtctttatgaCTTTATGACAACATCAACTCCTCTTACAGCTATTTTCAGTGACATGATAATGGCTCCTTTCAGTTCAACGTTTGCGCCTGTGTCTGgcacacacactgacatcagATTCCCCTTTACTCCACCAAAACAGACTGCTGTGTGTGCATTCTACTTCCTCTTGCAACATGGAGCTATAAAACAGGCATTTCATAAGCATCTCCTACTAAGATAAGCTACAGAAtggttgtttatttttatattccCAATACTGGTAtaggaaaaaaagaatttgaGTCAATCCACTTTTTACTTCTCCTCTTGCAATTTACCATTAAGATATAGTCcaacaacacaggaaaaaaaatgtttacagtaTTACTGTAAAATTACTGTTTGCTAATTAGTTTCTGCCCACAATTGATTTGAGATCTTCTTCCACCTGTGAATCGGGGCTGCGATGAACCACATTGGGGTCATCAATGGGAACAATTTCAAAGGCAGTGGGTCTCAGCTTCATGATGCTGGTTTTCAGCGAGTACCACCACCCTCTCCAAGTGTACCACACTACACCATCATCTGTTACAGAGTTGTAGTACCCACTGGGATAGTACTTGCCATTGAGATGGGCTGAGTGACACCTGGGGagtgtgaaaaaacaaatatcCTTCTGTTACTTTTTATGATAATAGATGACTGATTAATGCTTTTCCATCTTTGCGAATCTTTTGATGAATGGGCAAACTCGTACTTGTTGAACCACCAGCCTCCTTTGTCTTCTTCGGCACAGTTTCCGTTGTAGTTATCGTTGTCCTGGTCATAGGTGCTAAATTTAATGCCTTGGTGACTGGCCCAGTCTGAAACCCCAACCTGATAGGTTCCAGAAAGAGCATCTCCAGCTGTACCTACATAGACTCCAAAGCTAAGGCAGTAATGATCCTAAAGGAAAGCATGTAATAAGAGATTGTCAGCTACTATAAGCTTAAAAATACAAGCTGAAGTACGATACAAGTCACCCAACTGACGGGAAACCCAGGGGAAGACCCAGAAtctgctggagagattacatatATTTCGTCTGGTCTTGGAATATCTGGGGACCCACCAGGAAGAACTAGAAAGTGTTGTTGGGGAGTGGGACTTCAAgcatgctgctgccatcatttAACAACACATAAGATGAAGTTAATGGATGGACTGCTGGATGACTGGATGAATAAAATTCAATTAGACCGACTCAGAATGAGGAAACTAAACCCTCTTATTTTACAATTCCCAATTTTTAGTCTTTATGCTATGATAAGCTAACCAGCAGCTGATTGAACAGAAATATGAAGCTACAATCTCTTTCAATTAGCATCAAGCCTTTAAGAATGTTATAATCTCATAGAGAGAAGAAAACTAGATGTAAGATATATCAGAGACATGCATGAGATTCAGGGTTATTTTCCCCAGCAACAATCAAACACATTAAATGACTGTCAAGTCTACTATCTATTAGTTTAGTGGTCGCCTAGCATCATTACCTTTTCATCGGCGACTCTAAAGTTCTTGTACTCAGCGTAGCGCTGGTTACCATCGAAATCTTCCAAGTTGATTCTCAGAGTATAATTCCCTGGAACAAACACACGAACATAACAAAAATGGCATTTCAAAAGCAATTTAAAATCTTGACCcctgcaaacacaaaaaagatcTGTAGTAGTTTTTTAAGCAGTAATAACTTCTTTTGTGTACCATGTGATTTTATACATTCAAAGTTTTTGTACTCAAAGCTTTCTTGTAGTCTCCCTATAGTCCAAGTATTGACCAATCACATTACAACAGGCTGCATGTGTTTTATAGGAATTTAGCGTTACTAAACCGTGACGGTCAGATGTAGCTGTAGCTAGCACCTCACCTCCTCTAATAGCATTCACTTACCTGTACCACCCAACAGTGTTTGTGACGTTTGTGCATATTGCAACAGGAAGTCTGTGCctcagttttggtgagtgagATTCTAGTATTTTGTTAATGCTGCTTACTTAACACTAATTAGCAGatatactactactaataataataataatggattgcatttatatagtgcttttcaaggcacccaaagcgctttacaatgccattattcattcacgctcacattcatacactggtggaagCAAGCTatggttgtagccacagctgccctggggcagactgacaaaGGCGAgtctgccatatcgcgccatcggcccctctggccaacaccagtaggcggtagggtaaagtgtcttgcccaaggacacaacgaccaggacagaaaggccaggacagaaaggccgaGGATcaaaccggcgaccttccggttacaggtgtgcttcccaaccccctgagccacggtcgcccccgatatttgtgtttgtgtgttgcacTATTTCAGTTTTAGAGTTTATGAATTCATCATGCTAAGCTATCAATGCTAAGCTGATAGCTTAGCATTCCACCTTACCGAAGTAGGATAGCGTCTGGCttcaaaaaaatataataaaataaaaagatgataataacaataataataataataataataataatatggtGGGGGCCAAAACACTATCGTTGTTGCGTCAAAATGTGTCCAAAACCTTTAGCTACGCCACTGAAGCCCAAGGACACCGACTTTTACCCACAAGTCATTGCGGGTACAAAACAAGAGCAGAGAGCAATGTTCTGCCATTATCATGTTCCACTTGATAATATATGGATATCAGTTTTTGCGCCTTTACACAATAAGAATAATATAGTACATTGTTAATACCTTGTTCGGTGATGTAATGCAGATTGTCATTTCCGAGCCAAAATTCTGCATCCATGTCCCCAAAACCGTTCTTGTACTCTTCCCATGACCTGATAGGCAGAtagacaatttttaaaatttaaataattacCTTTTTTACCCTTGCTGTTAGATGTAAGACACACCTGTTAAATGTCTGAGCTCCGCTGTGCCGTCTCTGTATGATGGTCCAACCACCTCCTTCGCTCATATCGCAGTACACTTGGACTGGAGAAGGGCTGCCATTGGCTTTGATTCTGTATAAACCACTGGATTTGTGGCCAGCACTGAAGACCTGGGAGCAGTCTGACGCAGACACCCTCAAATTTAAATATGTAAAgacatattttgtatttaacaCATTATCTGGTTTGTGATTCTGCGACAGGAGATTTTCAAAGAAGATATTTTTAGTCTAGTCCTGAAGGTGTTGCCCTGACCTGCGTACTGTTTGTCCTGGCTCTGGTCACCTCTGACTTTGTAGTTGCGAGGCTGGTTCAGGAGCTGTAATCTGTGTAGAAGGAGCTCTTGTTTCTGAAGTTGGCCCTTCAGAAGATTCTCCCGCTCCCGCAGACGAGCCACCTCCTCATGGCAACTGTCTGACGCCTACACACATAATTGTACTGCTGTAATAGTAAGAATCATCATTCATTCTCATTCCCTCCTCTAGACATAGCATATGATAGGTTTATGACATATCATATGTTATGCTGACATACAGAGTGAAACATAGATTGTACAACAAAACTGAATCCAACCCTGTAACACGTCActaaaacttttctttaataaaaaataaacatcagcTTCCAGTCAAATCAACATTTATCAGTTAATGTTTATGTGCATTTGCGGTTTTGACAGGTTGAATAACTATAATTCTGAAATCTGATACACCACATAAGGTGCCATTGTTtaatacttttacttttattcttACCTTAAATTCAAGATCAGGCTGTACAATTCAAACTGAATCATGTGGGGAAATATGGACTGGTACGTATACAGCAGCCTTCCACTCTTTATTGCCTGCCTAAGCACTTTGCCTACTATtgacacatacactcacactcgggcaatttggggttcagtatcttgcctgTGGAGACCAGAAGAGCCAGTGATCAAGCTATCAAATTTCCACTTGGTAGGTAACCCACTCGGCCTCCTGAGTGGTACAATTTCATGTATCTGATCTTACAGTATGTTTAAGGTCATAATCAGCAATAGATTACCATAGCTTAGCTCAAGGAGCGGAAACAAGGTAAAACAATCTGGCCTTTCTTTCCACCTTGTTTCCTACATACTCCATAGGTAACGATGTTTGTCGTACACAACTTAGTGCAAATTAGTAAATTTTTAAACTTATCTTTTGATATGTATCACTAACCAGAGTGAGAACATTATTCTTGAAGATTTTATGTAATTTCTTGACCAGGAGCAGTTACTTGCTAGAAGTCCTGATTCCTGGGCCAGGTTTATGAGAATAATATACACAGGAAAAAATATAACATGTTAATTAGCTTAAGAGGGGCATTTTTACTTGTGATAGAGGGTGGCTGATTTCTGTTTCCAGCTGGGTGGCTGTAAATTAGACGTCTACAGATATGCAGTCAGTGTTGGTCAAGATCAACACACAAGATCAAATGTAAAGAAGcgtatttgtttaaaaaagttCCATAGCTGACATGTTATCTCATTTCATTGCTTCACCTTGTTTGTCTCCCTCTGTTTTAGAAACCACAATGAATCttcataaatatttaaatatgaaCTGTTCTGAGTTTGTATATATGtcctgcaatttaaaaaaaaaaaaaaaaaaacattgttgaTTGGTCAATACGACACACATCTAACATCATACATTAGGCAGAAGaacatttgacattttctgTGGTTTAGGAAAAAATGAAGTTAATACAACttaaaattaaattcaaatGATCAGCCTACCTGGTAAATTATGTACAAAGAAACGTGTCAGATCCACGTACTTACACACAGAGACTGGATATAAGCTGTCAgtatgagcagcagcagcagaaagccTCTCATCCTCTTCGTGTTTGGATATCACAACACCAATAAGATAGAAGTCGCAAATGAATAAGTATTTCGCTTTATCCAGTTTGGTTTTATCTCTTTGATTTTTGCTCCTGAGCAAATGCTGGTATATGGATCTTCCCCTCAGCTGGAACAAAAACCACAATTGTGgccaagaagaacaagaagaactTGACCAAATACCTGATTCTCTACAGTGAAGAAATATGCAGCAAATATCCAGAACAGATGTCCGCTTCCCAAAATCCAGCCACAGTTTCAGGAAAACACCATAAAATGAGAGCACAGACTTCTTTCAAACAACTTTGACAGAATTCATTCCTTTGCAAAAATGTGCATTTGATGATAGTCCTCAGATCCATTCTTGCACGCGCACTTATCACTGATCTGTATTGCATTCTTTGTCAGTGTCATTAAAGAGTCAAGTAGTCATTTTGTTGATGAGCGAGTGTTGTGCCATTTGAAATAGATGTTACCAGCAGCTAAATGCCACTGAAGGTCAACTCTAACAGGAGCAGGAAGAGCAGAAGATATTTTATCTCAAAGGATTACAAAGAGACTCGACTGTACTTTGTGGCTTTTAGTGATTTCATAGTATTCAAAGGGAAGAAGAGGCAAGTTTTCTGTTGGCTGAAAAAAGCAGCTTTAATAACCAAAACAATGACAGCTTTAGACAGTGGTGCTGTAGGAGGATGTAATACTATATAGTAGTGTTATTGGCTGTCACAGCAGGCACACATTGTGTAAATATGCCTTTTTCTTCAGTAAAGTAGTGAGCCAGGGATCTCACATCTGTATGCTAAATATGTAGCTGGAgtagtgggggggggggttagctGTCTGGGGTGATGAAATGCATAACAGGACCCAACTGAATACGAATACATTGgttatgttcatttttttagttttcctaAGTAAGGGGATGCCATTCATTCCTTAGCCTTTCTTCTCAGCAGGTTCTTGTGAGTTTGTTGGGTTTCCTGTTCTGAGGTTCTTGCTCTGGTGCATGAATctagacacacatacagaaacaGACATAAAAGTTTCA encodes:
- the fgl1 gene encoding fibrinogen-like protein 1 isoform X1, producing MRGFLLLLLILTAYIQSLCASDSCHEEVARLRERENLLKGQLQKQELLLHRLQLLNQPRNYKVRGDQSQDKQYADCSQVFSAGHKSSGLYRIKANGSPSPVQVYCDMSEGGGWTIIQRRHSGAQTFNRSWEEYKNGFGDMDAEFWLGNDNLHYITEQGNYTLRINLEDFDGNQRYAEYKNFRVADEKDHYCLSFGVYVGTAGDALSGTYQVGVSDWASHQGIKFSTYDQDNDNYNGNCAEEDKGGWWFNKCHSAHLNGKYYPSGYYNSVTDDGVVWYTWRGWWYSLKTSIMKLRPTAFEIVPIDDPNVVHRSPDSQVEEDLKSIVGRN
- the fgl1 gene encoding fibrinogen-like protein 1 isoform X2, translating into MRGFLLLLLILTAYIQSLCASDSCHEEVARLRERENLLKGQLQKQELLLHRLQLLNQPRNYKVRDCSQVFSAGHKSSGLYRIKANGSPSPVQVYCDMSEGGGWTIIQRRHSGAQTFNRSWEEYKNGFGDMDAEFWLGNDNLHYITEQGNYTLRINLEDFDGNQRYAEYKNFRVADEKDHYCLSFGVYVGTAGDALSGTYQVGVSDWASHQGIKFSTYDQDNDNYNGNCAEEDKGGWWFNKCHSAHLNGKYYPSGYYNSVTDDGVVWYTWRGWWYSLKTSIMKLRPTAFEIVPIDDPNVVHRSPDSQVEEDLKSIVGRN